In Aristaeella hokkaidonensis, the following are encoded in one genomic region:
- the ftsH gene encoding ATP-dependent zinc metalloprotease FtsH encodes MNRRPSRGIVGYVVLLTTLLLIAILLNGGLSQTVSRRIEYPQLLDMIKEGKVSRVAIRNNALVGVTKSTNVAADDFPERNYDFETTIGADFLDTVRQIEANKKNVPLDQVTVDQLSFDLEYRAPVVIPWWYDFLPYLIMLGIMAVIWFVMIRSQAGGGGKVMSFGKSRARMQDPTKNKITFADVAGADEEKEELQEMVDFLKNPRNYTELGARIPKGVLLVGPPGTGKTLLAKAVAGEAGVPFFSISGSDFVEMFVGVGASRVRDLFDQAKKVAPAIVFIDEIDAVGRHRGAGLGGGHDEREQTLNQLLVEMDGFAVNEGIIVMAATNRRDILDPALMRPGRFDRQVTVNYPDQNGRVAILKVHSKGKKLDDSVDLDNIAKRMPYATGADLENVMNEAAILAARARKKKIDQQLLIDAIARVQMGPEKKSHKVNEKDRRMVAIHEGGHAIIGHLLEGCDEVHLITIVPWGQAAGHTLALPAEEHDNMSRSQLFDQITMMLGGHAAEEVGLGEIYTGSSSDLKRATEICRKMVTQFGMSDNIGTIYLGSDQEVFVGMEFGQSREYSEEIAAKIDREVASILARCYEKAKKILTDNLDKLELLTQALLEQETLNRAEFVSLMETGEMPEATKEDKPRTAEEIIRESKEAFEAETDKEMEALAKDPAEAQEPAQSEAQTQGEA; translated from the coding sequence TTGAATAGAAGACCTTCAAGGGGTATCGTCGGGTACGTTGTACTTCTTACCACGCTGCTGCTGATAGCCATCCTGCTGAACGGCGGCCTGAGCCAGACGGTCAGCCGCAGGATCGAATATCCGCAGCTGCTGGATATGATCAAAGAAGGCAAGGTATCCAGAGTTGCCATCCGAAACAATGCCCTGGTTGGTGTGACTAAATCCACCAATGTGGCGGCGGACGATTTCCCGGAACGCAACTACGATTTTGAAACCACAATCGGTGCGGACTTCCTGGACACTGTCCGCCAGATTGAAGCCAATAAAAAGAACGTACCGCTGGACCAGGTTACGGTAGACCAGCTGTCTTTTGACCTGGAATACCGTGCCCCGGTTGTGATTCCGTGGTGGTATGATTTCCTGCCGTACCTGATCATGCTGGGTATTATGGCAGTCATCTGGTTTGTGATGATCCGCTCCCAGGCAGGCGGCGGCGGAAAGGTGATGTCCTTCGGCAAGAGCCGCGCCCGGATGCAGGATCCTACGAAGAACAAGATTACTTTTGCAGACGTGGCCGGCGCTGATGAAGAAAAGGAAGAACTCCAGGAGATGGTTGACTTCCTGAAGAATCCCCGGAACTACACGGAACTGGGCGCCAGGATTCCCAAGGGCGTGCTGCTCGTCGGACCTCCCGGAACCGGTAAAACCCTGCTGGCCAAGGCTGTTGCGGGCGAAGCAGGCGTACCCTTCTTCTCCATCAGCGGCAGTGACTTTGTGGAGATGTTCGTCGGCGTCGGCGCGAGCCGCGTCCGCGACCTGTTTGACCAGGCCAAGAAGGTGGCTCCTGCCATCGTATTTATAGATGAAATTGACGCAGTTGGACGTCACCGCGGCGCCGGTCTCGGCGGCGGCCACGATGAACGTGAACAGACGCTGAACCAGCTGCTGGTTGAGATGGACGGTTTTGCCGTGAACGAAGGCATCATCGTGATGGCCGCGACCAACCGCCGCGACATCCTTGACCCCGCCCTGATGCGTCCCGGCCGTTTCGACCGGCAGGTGACGGTCAATTATCCGGACCAGAACGGCCGCGTGGCGATCCTGAAGGTTCACAGCAAGGGCAAGAAACTGGATGACAGCGTGGACCTGGACAACATCGCGAAGCGGATGCCGTACGCCACCGGCGCTGACCTGGAAAACGTGATGAACGAAGCCGCCATCCTCGCGGCCCGGGCCAGAAAGAAAAAGATTGACCAGCAGCTGCTGATCGACGCCATCGCCCGGGTGCAGATGGGTCCTGAAAAGAAGAGCCACAAGGTGAACGAGAAAGACCGCCGCATGGTGGCCATTCACGAAGGCGGACACGCCATCATCGGCCATCTGCTGGAGGGCTGCGATGAAGTGCACCTGATCACGATTGTTCCCTGGGGACAGGCGGCAGGACATACCCTGGCGCTGCCTGCTGAGGAACATGACAACATGAGCCGCAGCCAGCTGTTTGACCAGATCACCATGATGCTGGGCGGACACGCTGCGGAAGAAGTCGGACTCGGTGAAATCTATACCGGATCCTCCAGCGACCTGAAGCGGGCGACGGAGATCTGCCGGAAGATGGTAACGCAATTCGGCATGAGCGACAATATCGGCACCATCTACCTGGGAAGCGACCAGGAAGTGTTCGTCGGTATGGAATTCGGCCAGAGCCGTGAGTACAGCGAAGAGATCGCCGCGAAGATTGACCGTGAGGTAGCTTCCATCCTGGCCAGATGCTATGAAAAAGCCAAGAAGATCCTGACGGACAACCTGGACAAGCTTGAACTGCTGACCCAGGCTCTGCTGGAGCAGGAAACCCTGAACCGCGCCGAGTTTGTTTCCCTGATGGAAACGGGTGAGATGCCTGAAGCCACCAAGGAAGACAAGCCGAGGACGGCTGAGGAAATCATCCGCGAAAGCAAGGAAGCCTTTGAAGCGGAAACCGACAAGGAAATGGAAGCACTGGCAAAGGATCCGGCAGAAGCACAGGAACCCGCGCAGAGCGAAGCGCAGACCCAGGGTGAAGCCTGA
- a CDS encoding nucleotidyltransferase family protein yields MNTTLLIMAAGLGSRYGGNKQIDRIGPNGEILMEYSIHDAVEAGFDKVVFVIRKSMDELFRSMIGDKIAKKVHVEYAYQEYDSLPGGFVPPADRTKPYGTVHAVMCAKDVINEPFAVINADDYYGRDAFKAMADALHRLQAEENKAYMVAYYLKNTVSKHGHVTRGVCTTEDGHLVKVTETFNILPFPDGTIRDIHDNPEGIILDPDALVSMNLWGFAPDFFEDGVKYLDAFLKDDSGDPLKKECLLPSLVDSLMQTKGLRVEVLSTDAVWFGVTYKEDKEYVSAELKKLHDAGVYPAAL; encoded by the coding sequence ATGAACACAACACTTCTGATCATGGCAGCCGGTCTCGGATCCCGGTACGGCGGAAACAAACAGATTGACAGAATCGGACCCAACGGAGAAATCCTGATGGAGTATTCCATCCATGACGCGGTGGAAGCCGGTTTCGATAAGGTGGTTTTTGTCATCCGCAAGAGCATGGATGAACTCTTCCGTTCCATGATCGGTGACAAGATCGCTAAAAAGGTTCATGTGGAATATGCCTATCAGGAATATGATTCCCTGCCCGGCGGCTTCGTTCCCCCGGCCGATCGTACCAAGCCCTATGGTACGGTTCACGCGGTTATGTGCGCAAAGGATGTGATCAACGAGCCCTTTGCCGTCATCAACGCGGATGACTATTATGGCCGCGACGCCTTCAAGGCCATGGCGGATGCCCTGCATCGCCTGCAGGCTGAAGAAAACAAAGCCTACATGGTCGCCTATTATCTGAAGAACACCGTTTCCAAACACGGCCATGTGACTCGCGGCGTCTGCACCACGGAAGACGGCCACCTGGTAAAAGTGACGGAAACCTTCAATATCCTGCCCTTCCCGGATGGCACCATTCGTGATATCCACGACAATCCTGAAGGAATCATCCTGGATCCGGATGCCCTCGTTTCCATGAATCTCTGGGGTTTCGCTCCTGACTTCTTCGAGGATGGCGTAAAGTACCTGGACGCTTTCCTGAAGGATGATTCCGGCGATCCCCTGAAGAAGGAGTGTCTCCTGCCCTCCCTGGTGGATTCGCTCATGCAGACCAAGGGCCTGCGGGTTGAAGTACTTTCCACCGATGCCGTCTGGTTCGGCGTTACCTATAAGGAAGATAAGGAATACGTCAGCGCGGAGCTGAAAAAACTGCATGACGCCGGCGTTTATCCGGCAGCCCTGTAA
- the hpt gene encoding hypoxanthine phosphoribosyltransferase, translating to MEQSAKIYEDLDRILVTKEEIAEKVRELGQKITKDYAGKEPVLVCILKGAVLFFSDLMREIDLPVTADFMAISSYGSATKTSGVVRVLKDLDKDIVGKDVIIVEDIVDTGVTLNYLKSMLAHRGAASIRIAALLDKTARRTVPDLKVDYVCFDIPDAFVVGYGLDYDQTYRNLPDIGVLSPKIYGDK from the coding sequence ATGGAACAGAGCGCGAAGATTTATGAGGACCTGGACAGGATCCTTGTAACAAAAGAGGAAATCGCGGAAAAAGTCAGGGAACTCGGTCAGAAGATTACAAAGGATTATGCCGGAAAGGAACCGGTGCTGGTCTGCATCCTCAAGGGCGCAGTGCTGTTCTTCTCCGACCTGATGCGGGAAATCGACCTGCCGGTGACAGCGGACTTTATGGCAATCTCCAGCTACGGCAGCGCGACGAAGACCAGCGGTGTTGTGCGCGTGCTGAAGGACCTTGACAAGGATATCGTCGGCAAGGACGTCATCATTGTTGAAGATATCGTGGACACAGGCGTCACGCTGAATTACCTGAAGAGCATGCTGGCGCACAGGGGAGCAGCATCCATCCGCATTGCCGCCCTGCTGGACAAGACAGCACGGCGTACTGTACCTGACCTGAAAGTGGACTATGTGTGCTTTGACATTCCGGACGCCTTTGTGGTAGGCTACGGGCTGGATTACGACCAGACGTACCGTAACCTGCCGGATATCGGCGTTCTTTCTCCGAAAATTTACGGAGATAAATAA
- a CDS encoding exopolysaccharide biosynthesis polyprenyl glycosylphosphotransferase, producing MVLYVLLGLAFFACLSITNFFLVHVNRTLATTLLTYTAMSVAMHAVYGGYEVGRKKNKPVISAMISGIAITDIVTYLQLEIMNVNPEYNDHLIIFGPDLLCLLLCFIIQIIIIILFVRVGNQLYFYFTPPRSCLLILGSPSQEAALRSKIERYKLQWRIDDVVLYNVPDLTRRIEKADVIFLGQLPSGAKIELMKICYDDRKDVMCKAELEDIMFCNARPAIVDDAAFLSMDYNKITPFQFVAKRCGDIILSSLALIFFTPLIILFSVLIKLEDGGPVIFKQSRLTVAGRPFTIRKFRTMTPHSELDEVQVSVAVDDPRITKVGSFLRRYRLDEIPQFFNILIGDMSIVGPRPEMMANVARYKMNLPSFVYREKMKAGLTGYAQIEGRYNTSAEDKLMLDMMYIESFSIWLDVKLMLRTFTVLFKKDSTQGFQKSPGSNILEKNEEILKNEHNTSDHGSRSRIPVRRKQTD from the coding sequence TTGGTTCTTTATGTTTTATTGGGCCTTGCGTTTTTTGCGTGCCTTTCTATAACAAACTTCTTCCTGGTTCATGTAAACCGTACCCTGGCCACAACCCTGCTGACCTATACCGCCATGAGTGTTGCCATGCACGCGGTTTACGGCGGTTATGAAGTCGGCCGCAAAAAGAACAAGCCCGTGATTTCCGCTATGATTTCCGGTATTGCCATTACGGATATTGTAACTTATCTCCAGCTGGAAATCATGAACGTCAACCCTGAATATAACGATCATCTGATCATTTTTGGTCCCGATCTGCTTTGCCTTCTTCTCTGCTTCATCATCCAGATCATCATCATTATCCTGTTTGTCCGCGTCGGCAATCAGCTGTATTTCTATTTCACTCCGCCCAGGAGCTGTCTGCTGATCCTCGGTTCTCCTTCTCAGGAAGCAGCGCTCCGTTCCAAGATTGAACGCTATAAGCTTCAGTGGCGTATTGATGATGTTGTCCTTTACAATGTGCCCGATCTGACCCGTCGTATTGAAAAGGCCGACGTCATTTTCCTCGGTCAGCTCCCTTCCGGTGCCAAGATTGAGCTCATGAAGATCTGCTATGATGACCGCAAGGACGTCATGTGCAAGGCAGAGCTTGAAGATATCATGTTCTGCAATGCCCGTCCTGCCATTGTGGACGACGCGGCATTCCTTTCTATGGATTACAACAAGATCACCCCATTCCAGTTTGTTGCCAAGCGCTGCGGGGACATCATACTCTCTTCCCTTGCCCTGATCTTCTTTACGCCTTTAATCATTCTGTTTTCTGTCCTGATTAAACTGGAGGACGGCGGCCCTGTAATCTTCAAGCAGTCCCGTCTTACCGTCGCCGGCAGGCCTTTCACCATCCGTAAATTCCGCACCATGACTCCCCACAGTGAACTGGATGAGGTTCAGGTCTCCGTTGCCGTGGATGATCCCCGGATTACCAAAGTGGGTTCCTTCCTTCGCCGGTATCGCTTGGATGAGATTCCCCAGTTCTTTAACATCCTCATCGGCGATATGTCCATTGTTGGTCCCCGTCCCGAGATGATGGCCAACGTAGCCCGCTATAAAATGAACCTGCCCAGCTTCGTTTACCGTGAAAAGATGAAAGCCGGCCTCACAGGTTATGCGCAGATTGAAGGCCGTTACAACACTTCAGCGGAAGACAAGCTCATGCTTGATATGATGTATATCGAAAGCTTCTCCATCTGGCTGGATGTGAAACTGATGCTCAGGACCTTTACCGTCCTGTTCAAGAAAGATTCAACCCAGGGCTTTCAGAAGAGTCCCGGTTCGAATATCTTAGAAAAAAACGAGGAGATATTGAAAAATGAACACAACACTTCTGATCATGGCAGCCGGTCTCGGATCCCGGTACGGCGGAAACAAACAGATTGA
- the tilS gene encoding tRNA lysidine(34) synthetase TilS, producing the protein MRATDRLRERMYPIKAGRYLIGLSGGADSVALLMTLLPDIRDGRIAAEAVHVNHGLRGTESDDDEKFCRELCEREGVPLTVYRADLQGKTDEDSARKARYGFFREKYKAFKADGLILAHHADDQAETFLMRLTRGAGPEGLECMREDETVEDIRILRPMLRIRREEIRAALTEDGTGWREDSTNTDTAYLRNKVRQELIPALEAISESAVDKICRTAGMIAADNDVLDAAAEKLLRENAKGSILNAAAITAEPEAVRRRVLRKWWNAEGPVLEEHALSAAQTEALTALLDVTKGKINLPGGAYAVRTGKHLILRRSEKEEAPEPAAFSGKETVFGDYRITVGPSEGNPGDGKRTQEVPDGFFEGCEIRTRRPGDRIRPFGSTGSRKLQDYLTDRRIGEPFRDQIPLICRGNEVLLVCGVGAGNIPRWNGEDHPVRITWHGETPWTE; encoded by the coding sequence ATGAGAGCAACAGACAGACTCAGGGAGCGGATGTATCCCATTAAAGCAGGACGTTACCTGATCGGATTGTCCGGAGGAGCGGACAGCGTTGCGCTGCTGATGACGCTGCTTCCGGATATCAGGGATGGCCGGATTGCCGCGGAAGCCGTACACGTGAATCACGGGCTAAGAGGGACTGAGTCTGACGATGACGAGAAATTCTGCCGCGAATTGTGTGAACGGGAAGGCGTTCCGCTGACCGTTTACCGGGCTGATCTTCAGGGAAAAACCGATGAGGATTCCGCGCGGAAAGCCAGATACGGTTTTTTTCGGGAGAAATATAAGGCATTCAAAGCGGACGGACTGATCCTGGCCCACCATGCAGATGACCAGGCAGAAACCTTCCTGATGCGCCTGACAAGGGGCGCTGGCCCTGAGGGGCTGGAATGCATGAGGGAAGACGAAACGGTAGAGGATATCCGCATTCTCCGCCCGATGCTCCGAATCAGGCGGGAAGAAATCAGGGCAGCCCTGACGGAAGACGGAACCGGATGGCGGGAAGATTCCACCAATACCGATACGGCTTACCTCCGGAACAAAGTCCGGCAGGAACTGATTCCCGCACTGGAAGCCATTTCCGAATCCGCCGTTGACAAGATCTGCCGGACAGCCGGGATGATAGCGGCTGATAACGACGTACTGGACGCAGCAGCAGAAAAGCTGCTCCGGGAGAACGCCAAGGGGAGCATCCTGAACGCCGCGGCGATCACCGCAGAGCCGGAAGCAGTGCGACGGCGGGTGCTGCGGAAATGGTGGAACGCGGAAGGGCCGGTGCTGGAAGAACACGCGCTGAGCGCCGCCCAGACAGAAGCACTGACCGCGCTGCTGGACGTGACAAAGGGAAAGATCAATCTTCCCGGCGGCGCCTATGCCGTAAGGACAGGAAAGCACCTGATCCTGCGGAGAAGCGAAAAGGAAGAAGCACCTGAACCAGCAGCGTTTTCCGGAAAAGAGACTGTGTTCGGTGATTACCGGATTACGGTCGGCCCTTCAGAGGGTAACCCGGGAGATGGTAAGAGAACCCAGGAGGTACCGGACGGATTTTTCGAGGGATGCGAGATCCGTACGCGCCGTCCCGGAGACAGAATCAGGCCATTCGGAAGCACCGGAAGCCGGAAACTGCAGGACTACCTGACGGACAGACGGATCGGGGAGCCCTTCCGGGATCAGATTCCGCTGATCTGCAGGGGAAACGAAGTCCTGCTGGTCTGCGGCGTAGGAGCAGGCAACATACCCAGATGGAACGGGGAAGATCATCCCGTGCGCATTACCTGGCACGGAGAGACCCCCTGGACAGAATAA